TTACTCACTATATTCTAGATGGCTTCCTGTGGAAGGGAGGTAAGGACAATAACGAGTTAAGAGACTTCTTGGGTTTCCAAAAACTCGATTCTTAATCAGAATGCTCTAAATCCCCTCCTAGGACTGAAAAACAGCCTTACTACGGTTTTCCGATAGACAAGCCCGGTTTTCTTCTCATAATGACGAAAAAGGAAAACAGGATCTACCTCAATGATCATCGTAGAAGGAATTGATTATATTGTAATACCTACAGGGGACGTCGAGTCTTCGGTTAAATTCTATTCCGAACTCTTCGATTTCGAGACCTTAGAGGAGAAAGGAAACGAGTTCGCGATCATCGGCCTCGATTCAGTGAATATCAAACTCCTCAATACGAATGGTGCGAAAAGTTCCCTGACCGAAGTAAAGTCTCCTGTTCTAAGCTTCGTTTTGGATGTGGATGACTTCACTGAAGCAATCGTAGAGCTCGAGTCCAAGTCGGTTCAGATCGTAAGAGGACCAGAAGCTAGAGACGGAGGAGAATTTCTCCATTTCTTGGATCCATCCGGAAACATTCTCGAGATCAATTATAAAGAAGACTGATCTTTCAGATCTAATCTATAAAAGCAAAAAGCCCGGCAATCCCGGGCTTTTTTATTTGGCTCACTATATAAAGCTGAGATCGTTTAGGAAAGCTTATCTACAAAAGCGCCTTTGATCTTATAGATATCACCCGCATAACTCGGATTCATAGCCTTTTGATCGAAGGTGTCTGCTTGCTTATTCTCATAAGGCTTATTAGCAACTCCTTCCATTTTAGGCATCTTGCGAGGATCCGAGGAAGGCTTGTCCGGTAATCCAAGAAATGCTGCAGTAATTGTGCTCATTTGATCCTCCCTTAACCGAATGCTAAACCAATATTAAGAATAAACCAAGTATTTTTTTGGCCCTTATATTAAGGAAAAGAGATTTCGCAGTTTCCCTTACCCGCTGTAACGAACATCTGAACGGTATAATAACTCGGGAAAGTAATCGTAGGTTGGTAGATCCAAGTGGCTGTATTGTTGGGATCTCCCACATCCGTCCTTCCACAAGACTTGGAAAACTTGGAATACACCAGATAGGTATCACAACCTAATTTAACATTCGTGGCTCCCTCAGTATTCAAATCGATCCTGAGAGCGACTGTTCCAGTCTGACCCGTAATTGCGAATGTCTTTGAGTTCGGATAAGTAACCCCGATCTCATCTCCGTACTGGTTATTAAACGACTTATAACAATCTATATAGAAGGGAGTGCCGTAGCAGTTCATTGCACTGCTGCTGTTATTCTTATCGCAGACGATAGGACCGGAACCGGATTTAGAAAGGAATAAGGTCCCTGAGGATGCTCCCGACGGAACTACAGTCGTGATCTCGGTCGAGGTCGCAGTCAATACAGTTCCGGATACTCCATTGAATGTGATCGTATTATTGCTCGCAGTTGCTGAGAAAAGCCTTCCGTTTATAGTTATGGATGTGCCTGGACTCGTGCCAATGGGAGGCGCTCCGGAAGGAGGATCGATCGAGGTGATGACTGGATCCCCAATCCCCAACTCGCTAGCCAAATCCGTGCTTTTGCTATTCGAACAATAGACCCCAAGTATGGAAATGAGCAGGATGAAAATAAGAGCTCGCATCAAAGACCGCATTTTTACTTAACCTAGAACCGCTCGAGCCGACCGGTTTTGCTTGCCGATTTAGAAAAACCAGACAATCTACCCAATTATCGGAAGAAATACTTCGTCCGGGAATAAGATTTTTCCAGCAGGCAAATATGAGCGAAACCGTTCTTTATTCGATCGAAGATTATACATGTATTATTACCTTAAATCGACCCGAAAAACGAAATGCAATCTCCAGGCAATTGCTCCGAGAACTTATGTCTTGTATTGAAAAGGCAAACAAAGACCCGAAAATACGTGCACTGGTTTTATCAGGAGAAGGTTCCGTTTTCTGCGCGGGAGCCGATTTGAAGGAAAGAGCGGACATGTCCGAGAAAGAAGTACATCGTTTCTTGGATGAGGTAGGTGTCTGTTTTCAGGCACTGGAAAATCTCCCTTTTCCAACCATCGCAGCCTTGGATGGAGACGCGTATGGTGGCGGGTTAGAAATGGCACTCTGTTGCGATTTCATTTTGATGAGCCACGAAGCCAAAGTGGGACTCACTGAAACCGGTTTAGGAATTATTCCAGGTGCGGGAGGAACTCAAAGACTTCCGAGAAGAATCGGAAGAACTAAAGCTTTAGAACTGATCCTCACTGCCTCGGTGATCAATGCAGAGACTGCGTTAGAGATCCAACTTGCAAATTCAGTTTGGCATGATTCTGCCTTCACTGCAGGAAAGAAGCTTGCACTGCTACTTTCTGAAAAGGCTCCCATTTCTTTGAAGCTGGCCAAGTTAGCAATCAACGAAGGAGAAGGTAAAGATATCAAGACAGCCTTAAAGATAGAAAGAAAACATTATAATAAGACCTTGCAAACCGAGGACAGGATCGAGGCCTTAAAGGCTTTCAAAGAAAAGAGAAAACCCGAATTTAAGGGAAGATAGAAATTCGAAAAATGGAAGCGACCCAAAGCTGGGCCGCAAAAATAGGAAAAAACTAAGCATCGGAAAATCGAATGATTCTAACTGGAAAGGAAATTAAGAATAGATTAGACAAGGACATAGTCATCGAGCCTTATTCCGATAACAGGTTGAATCCGAACTCTTATAACCTAAGACTTCATAACGAGCTGGTTCGCTATACGGAAACTCCTTTGGACATGAAGAAGTCCAATCCGTCCGAAAACCTAATCATCCCGGAGAACGGATTACTCTTGCAACCGGGCGTTCTTTATTTGGGACGCACCCTTGAATATACTGAAACTCATAATCTAGTTCCTATGCTTGAAGGGCGTTCCTCTATCGGAAGATTAGGAATGTATGTGCATGTGACTGCAGGATTCGGTGATGTGGGCTTCAAAGGATTCTGGACCTTGGAGATTTCCGTAATCCAGCCTCTTGTTATCTATCCGAATGTAGAGATCTGTCAGATATTCTACCACACTGTCGAAGGCGAGATCACAGAATATAAATCCGGCAAATACCAAGGAAACAAAGGGATTCAGACCTCGATGCTTTATAAAGATTTCGAGAACGGAAAGTATTAAGAATCTATAATACTTTTAAGTAGCTCTGCTGTCTCTCTGGATCAATCTTACTAATTTTTGAGCATTTTCATTTTCGGGATCTTTTTCCAAGGCCATGTGAGCGTATTCTAAAGCTAATTCGAATTGCTCGGTTTGGCGATATAGATCCGAAAGATTGATCAGGTTCATAGGGTTGTCCGGCTGCAACTCTTCCATTCTCTTAGCGGCAAGAATAGCCTCGTCCATTCTTCCGATCCTTCGATTTGCTAAGGAAAGATAGTACCAATACTCCACTAGATCCGGATCGGCACCCAAGTATTTGTTCAATACCTCTACTGCTTTTGCGTAGTTCTTTCCTTTAAAGCTAAGAAGTCCGAGGAGTTTAGTGACCTTGGTATTCTGCGGATCTGATTTATATAATCCTTCGAGAGAAACCAATGCCTCGCTCAAGCGGCCGCCCATATAATCTTCTTTTGCTTTCTTATAGATGAATTTCCAATCGATAGGATCAGAGAGAGAATCCGGCTTAGAATCCGTTTCAGGAGAATTGATAGGCAAATATTCTATTCTAAGAAGAGAAAGGTCGTCCGTTAATTCTCCTGAATTCATGATCTCTTCTTCGATCTTGGTAAGATCACCTTGGCCTTTTTCCACGAGTTGCAAGAAGAGCATCTCATCTTCGTTGATCGTTCTGACTTCTTTTTCCGGAGTCAGGTCCAGATCATCCTTACCGTCCGAACCGACGATCAATACATCTCCAGGTTCCAATCGAGTGGTATGGACTTTAAATTCGTATTCCGAATCCAAACCAATCTTACGAAGAGTTAATCCTGTTTCTAAGAAACCTGCTCTTCCGTCCCTATACATTACGGAGAAGGGGTGCTCTGCGTTGAAGTACCAGACTTTACCTGTATCATCCTCAACCATCACGAATGTTCCGGAGATTACCATGGATCCGTTAAAGGATTTGAATACGGATTGCATCTCTCTATAGATCTCTGTTAGCCAATCGGCAGCAGTGGTATCTAATACACGATCATTTGCGGCAGAACGCGCTAGAATCGAATTGATCACGACCCCCATGACCAAGGAACCACCGGCCCCCTGCATGGATTTTCCCATCGCATCACCGTTCATAGCAAAGGTGTAGCGCTTAAAGTCGTTCGGTTTTCCTAAACGAAGATTTCCTGTGACGCAAATGTCCCCGCCTAGATCCGCGCTCTTACCTTTGAACTCGAATTGTTTCTTTTGGCGAAGAATGAACTGAGTTCCTACCTTAGTGGACTTGTTCGCATTATAGAATAACGGTTTTGCAAGCAAAGACGTGAGAAAGTAGTCTCCATCTTGCTGTACTTTCAATCTTTGTAATTCTTCTATTTTTTCGGAAAGCTCTCTCGTTCTTTCTCTCACCTTTGTAGCAAGGTGTTCCGCATAGTCCTGCAACTCTCCTCTTGCTTTGCGAATAGAAGCCACCATGTTATTAAAGGAATCGGATAAGAATCCTATCTCGTCTTTTAGGTCCACCTTGACTTCCACATCCAAAGCTCCCTCGTTCACTCTTTCCATTCCGGAGAGAAGACGGTTCAAAGGAGAAACCAAACTTTGGCGGAAGAATAACGGGAATACTAAGAAGACAACCACAAGCACTACTCCCAGGATGAGAGTTTGCTTTGCTGCAGTTGGGTGCATAAATTCTCTATACTTGCGATACGAGTAACCTACTTCGCTTACGATATCCTTCTTCACATCATAGTTTATATAAGTAACGAAATGTTGGTATTCGTCTAAGCTCTTTCTATAATGTCTGGAAAGCGCAGGCTGGAAGGGGCGGAAGTAGAGAAGTATTTCCGCTTTCAGATGACCGATGAGAAGATCCTTTTCATCGAAAGTACAACTTCCGTCTTTCTCCTTCCATTTGGAGAGAAGGTGATCTTTAAAATAAGAAACGTCGCCGCTCGCACCTTTTAGGAATTTTCTTCCGTCGACACAAAATTCTTTAGGAAAGATATAATCCAATTTATTCGAAGTCACAAAGACAGCGGTATTCAGAGAAGTAAGATAATCGAATAGCTTGGTCTTTAATTCTTTGCCTTCTAGATTCGGATTTCTCTCCAGGAATTTAAGGATGGAAGTCTTATATCCGCTGAAATATTCGTGAGTCCCCGCAAGGGTCTTCTTCAGTGATTCCCTAAAAGTATCCTCTGGAAGAAGTTTGATATGCTCGAAGATAATCGTATTCTTAAAGTCTATCTCTAATTGAGGAAGGCGAAGATCGAATTTATTATCATATTGAGAGTAGTCGAGACTGTTCGAACCGCCGGCCCAGTTGATTACGTATTCCAATTCAGACGGTTTCTTTCCACCTTCTAGGACTCGAGCCATATTAACGATACTCTTAGTATCATACTCTGCTTCTTTATCCTGGTTAGAAATAAAGACAAGTGCCTGCATGATCAGCATCAAAGTTACGAAAGTAATCCCTACGATCTTGACCATGAAAGTGGTCTTTTCTTCGCTGAAATTCAAGAAGATCACAAGGATCAAGAAAAGACCCAAGGTCATCAAAAGTACAATAGAGGTTAAGTAAGTAGATCTTTCGATCCATCCGTCTCGGCTAAGAATATTCGTAACGGCCGGGATCACCCCTCCGATCAAAAGCGAACCCATGAACCCGCCGATTGCAAAGCGAATGCTTCCGGAAGTTTTTACCATTCTCCAGACCGGAACGATCAAAAAGCAGACCAAGACAAAGATCCCGATCAGAATAGCGACGTTTCTAGACGCTGCCTCTACATTGAAGTCCCAATGATGTGCGGTAAAGTGATACTTCTTAGGAGCGTTTAATGTGATATAAAAGAAGTAAGAAACTCCAATCACCATGATCGAATATAATACGATCAATAAGTTTCGATTAAACTTAGGATGAGCGTTCTGAGGATACCTGGACATGAACTGTCCTAAGTGAGTCAGTGCAGGGAGAATAAAACCTACGGTTAACCATCGATGGTAGGCTCCGTTCGGATGATATAAGAACGCGGCAAAGAAATATCCGGTGCAAAAGAAGGAGAAGAATAACGCACCCAAAGCAAGGTGAAATGTACTTGGAGTCTTCTCCTTAACAAAAAGAAAGAAGAGAGAAGTAAATAGGAATGCGAGGATCGATAACAAGCTTCCGAAAGAGTAATAGTTCAGAAGTACGTCGTTTTGTAAGATTGATAGAATTTCCATGCGCTTAAAAGTCGGATCGGTCCTGATAGCGATTCGGCCGAGCGCATTTTGTTAGTGAAATGGATCGGACCAAGAAAAGGCTCTTATAAATGGATTATATTAAAGCTGGAACCAATCCGATCAAACGAAAAAAGAATTTCCTGCCAAATCGCCTTTTTTGTATAACACGTGCAATGTAAAAAGCAAGTCTAAAGTTTATCAATTTCTTTCAGTTGCAAAAAGGAATTCACCGGATAAACAGCATAAGGTCCCGCCAGGACCCAACCTTGCAATATATGATCCCAATTCTTCTTTTGGATCTTATTCAAGATTTTAAAAACTCCTTCCGTATTCAAAGTCTCTGCAAGAGTAACCTGTTTCAGAAAACTCTTATATCCGGCATTTCCAAGTTCCTTGTATAGGATCATCTGAGTTCTAACTGCCTTGGAATAAAACCAAAGCCCCAGAGAAGGATCCAAAGTGCGAAAATCTTGAGACAAAGGAAGGTCTTTTGGAGGTCTTGCTTCTTCTAAACTCCATTCGTCCATGACTGCTGATAATTCTTCTGAATCGAGCTTCAAAGTTCCTTTCTTAGTTAAAAGATAAGGCAAGAAGGAAACGATCCCTTCGCTTAACCAGGATGGTTCCGTGAAATAGAAATGACCGAGTTCATGTAGTAAAAGTGCTGGGTAACCTCGAGGAACGATTCCAGGCTCCATAAAAATTCCTAGATCTTTTCCCAAATCCCCGGAGACATTATTATATCCTCCGATCCGAGTTCCATTCAGAAAGACTGCCTCTTTCAAGATGAGTTTGACCTTGTTCTTTTCAGGTTCGGGAAGGGATTTATAGATCGGAGCCGCAGCTTGGTGAAAACTTACTCCAATAAAAGATTCGTAAGCGTCTAAAAGGCCTTTGGTCTTTTCGAAAGCGTATTGGTTCCAATCCTTTTCCGAGGTCTCGTTGCGGATGACTACCTGAACTTCTCCTCCTCTTAAGATTAAAGGGAAATTGCTTTGAACGGATTTTGTCTGGGATTTCTTATTTGCTTGAGAAAAGGTCGGAAGGACAAAGATCGTCAGGATAAAACAGATCCCGAGAATCCCCAGGATCTGTCCTACCTTTGGTTTTCTGAAAAATATCAACGATCTCTCTCGATCAAACGGATCAATTTGTGAGCGTTTTCGTTTGCAGGTTCTTGCTGCATGATCTTGCGAGCGTATTCTTCGGCACGATCATACATTTCCATCAAACGATAAATATCAGAAAGATTGATCAAATTAGAGAGATTGTTAGGATCTACTTCCAATAGTTTCAAGCTGGCAGCAAGTGCTTGGTCGTACTTACCCATCTTCTTGTTTGCGATGGAAAGATAGAACCAATACTCATGCAGATCTGGATCTATACCAAGGTAATTGGTCAGAACTTCGACCGCAGTTGCGTAATCTTTGCCTTTGAAACTTAAAAGACCCAGCAATTTGTTCAGCCTTTGATTAGCGCTATCATGCAAGTAGCCCGTCTTGAGAAGATCCAAGGCCTCATCCAAACGACCGGTCTTGTACATCTTCTTAGCTTCCTCATAAACAGAGTCGGTATTGAGTGCCTTGTCTATATGATCGGAAGACTCGAAAATATCTTCGATCTCGTCCTTCTTAGGCTCGCCTTGGAATTCTATCTTCAATAACGAAAGGTCATCCGTAAGCTCTCCTGTCTTGCGGATCTCAATCTCGATATCTTCTAGATTTGCCTTAGCGGTTTCGACATGACGAAGGAACTGCATTTCGTCTTCGTTGATCGTACGGATCGTTTCTTCTGGAGTTAGATCCACGTCGTCCCTTCCGTCCGAACCGAGGATGATGATATCACCCTTCTTCAATTGGAAATTGTGGACTTTAAATTCAAACTCGGAATCCAAGCCGAGTTTTCGTAGAGTAAGACCGTCTTCGATGAAGCTTGCTTTTCCATCTCTATAAAGTACGGAATACGGGTGTTCAGCGTTGAAGTACCAACACATTCCCGTCTCGTCTTCGATCAGATATAAGGAAGCGGAGATCACCATGGATCCGTTAAAGGATTTAAAGACTGCATGGATCTCATTATAGATCTCTGCTAACCATTGCTCCGGTGTAGCATCCAAAATCCTATTATTAGCGGCAGAACGAGCGAGAATAGAGTTCATCACGACTCCCATAACAAGAGCTCCACCCGCTCCTTGCATGGACTTACCCATTGCATCACCGTTCATGGAAACTGTGTATCTCTTGAACGAATCCGGACGACCCAAACGTAAATTACCGGTAACGCATATATCGCCACCTAGATCTGAATGTTTTCCTCTGAATTCGAACTGCTTCTTCTGATGTATGATAAATTCCGTTTTTACCAGCTTGGATTTATTCGCATTATAGAAAAGAGGCTTCGCAAGCAAGGATGTAAGGAAGTAGTCACCGTCCTGTTGCACTTTGAGGCGTTGGACCTCTTCCATTTTCTCCTGTACTTCTCTAGTTCTTTCTCGAACTTTCTCTTCCAGGTTTTCTGCGTAATCCTGCAACTCTCTCCTAGCTTGCTTGATGGAAGCCACCATCGCGTTAAAGGAGTCAGCCAAGAATCCGATCTCGTCCCTTACTTTAACCGGCACGACCACATCCAAGTCTCCTTTGTTCACTTTCTCCACCCCCGAGAGTAAGCTATTCAAAGGATCCACTAAGCTGTTTTTAAAGAATAGAGGGAATAATGCGAGGACCACGAAGATCACGATGAGTAAGATCGCAGTCTGTTTCACCGCAGTAGGGTGCATGAATTCTCGATACACTCTGTAAGAGAATCCTACCTCGCTCATCTCCTGCTTCTCAGGTATGAATTTCATGAAGGCAACATAATGCCCTAGACCATCTTTGCTTCTTCTGTAGTGCCTGGTCTCGCTCGGCTTGAAATATCGGAAATAGCAAAGTATCTCTGCACGGAGTTCCTCATCGCTAAGATCCCTTCCGTCCCAAAGACAATCTTCGGACCAATGGGAGAATATCTCGTCCTTAAAGCCTTTTTCAGCGCTGCCCAGCCCATTGAGGAAGGCGCGGCCCTTCTTACAGAAGGAGCCACCGACTAAACCTTCTAATTTGTTGGTGGTTACGAACGCTCTCTTGTTCCAATTCTCCGCTTTTGTTATGATCAGCGCCTTGGTTTCTGCAGGAGAAAGTTGAGGATTTGCATCCAACAATTCACGGATAAAACGTTTGTATCCGCCGAAGTATGTATGACTTTTATTTAATAAAGAATTTACGGATCCTCTGAAGTTCGAATCTTTTAGATTCTTAATTTCTTCGTAGATGGTTACGTTCTGTAAGTCCGCTTCTACCTGTCTTAGATTCAGTTCTTTTTTGGAATCATATTCGGAAGTATCCAAGTCATCCTTGTTTTCCTTCCAATGAAATGTGTATTCTATGTCCTGAGATTTTACTCCGTTCTCGAGGGCTCTTTCTATATTTACCATGCGTAAGCTATCATATTCCGCATCCTTCTCTTGGCTGGAAATATAAACGAGGGCTTGCATGATCAAACAGATAGTAAAAAGAGTGATCCCAACGATCTTTACCATAAAGGTGGTGCGTTCGGCGCTGTTATTGATGAACGCGATCACCATAAAGGAGAAGGCCGTAACGAAGGAGATCACGTTCGAGGTCATGTACGTCGAACGCTCCATCTCTCCATCTCTACTTAAGAAATTCGAGATATTCGGATAAACCGCTGCTATTAAAAATCCGATCGTGAACATGAGAAGAGCAAGTCTTCTCTTATCCTTAGTGAAGATCGCTCTCCAAGCAGGAACGATGATAAATCCGATAAAGCAAAATAGAGCGATCACGATAGCGAGATAGCGACTTGCGTCGAACGCATTAAAATCCCAGTGATGGGCAGTGAAGTGATAGATCTTGTCGGAAATAGAAGTCAGGAAGATGAAGAGCGCAACAGTGACTACAGATACCGAATGTTCCGCAATCAAAACCCATTTCGCGATACGTTGATTGCTATTTCCCGGGAAGCGGATCAGGAATTGAGTAAAATGCGTTATTGCAGGAAGAACCATCCCTCCTGTAAGCCAACGGTGATACGCAGCGATCGGATGATATAAGAACGCGGCTATGAAATAACCTATTTCGAAGGCCCCAAAAAACAAGAAGCCTATACCGAAATGCGTAGTCGCTATCGTCCTGTTCTTAAGTGTTAAAAAGAAAATCCCTAGAAAAATAGTGGTTAGAGTAACCAATAAACTTCCAAACGAGTAGTAGTTAAAAAGGACCAGGTCCCAAGAAATCGGATTTAACCCCATAAACTCCTATAGACGGCTTCGATTACCGGCGAACGAAACTGACTTCCAGCCTATTCTTTATTTTTAGTTTGCCGACTCACTAATTCAAGTTTAGATATCGGCGAAAAATGGCTAAAGCCTTCACTATCATTTTGAAAAGGGAAAAATCAATAGAAAAATAAGAACACGACTCCTATTCTGTCGAAGTATGTCCGCTTCTCAATCTAATCCGAATATTCTATCTCGTTTGAAACTTCTTCTCAGTGAGAAGCTTTGGTTTAGGGTGTTGCTCGGTTTGGTTGGCGGATTGCTTACGGGCTTATATCTCAGCCCCGAAAATCAATTTATAGCCGTTGAGTACTCTAAACCGATCGCTGCTTGGTTGGGTATGCCCGGACATTTCTTCTTAATTCTTTTGCAGATCATTATGATCCCTTTAGTATTCTGTTCCATCGTACTTGGGATACATGCGGGAGAAACGTTGGAGAACCTTAGAAATTTCGGGGTAAGAACCTTTCTATACTTCGTCTTTACTACTGCGTTAGCCGTATCTATAGGGATCGCTCTCGCAAGTATCGTACAGCCCGGACGTTTCGTGGATCCTGCCGGAGTTCCTAGGTCCCAGATCCCTGCAAAAGTAATGAGCTCCTCCGATCCGGTTTCTATAGAGAAGATCCCGGAGCTGATCATTTCTGTTCTTCCAAGAAATCCATTCCTAACATTTGCAAATGGAGATATGCTAGGTGTAGTGTTTTTGGCGCTACTCGTCGGAATTGCACTTTTATCTATTGAGAAGGAGCATACAACCCATGTGCTTCCCATTCTCCATGCAATCTTCAGGACTAGCATGATCTTTGTAGAATGGGCGATGAAGATTGCACCCTTTGCGGTATTCGGTTTAATCGCACAGATCACTGCAAAGATAGGCATTAAGGTTTTATTAAGTTTGGGGGTTTACTTCCTAACAGTTCTCGGTGGGCTCGTATTGATCCTGGTCATGTACTCTTTGCTTCTCGTGCTACTCGCAAGAAAAAGTCCTATCTGGTTCTTTCAAAATGCGGGGGAAGTGCAATTGCTTGCCTTCTCCACTTCTAGTTCTGCAGCCGTTCTTCCTTTTACATTAAGAACTGCGATCGAAAAGATGGGAGTCTCTAAGAAGATTGCAGAGTTCATCGTACCATTAGGTGCCACAGTGAACATGGATGGAACTGCTTTGTATCAGGCAGTGGCGACAGTCTTTCTTTCTCAAGTATATGGGATCGAATTAACCGCAACCAGTCTTGCATTCATACTTATCGCGACAGTTGTTGCTTCTATTGGAACACCTAGCACTCCGGGATTAGGGATCGTTATACTTGCCTCCATTTTAGCAGGTGTAGGAATTCCTACAGAAGGAATCGGTATCATTCTAGGTGTGGATCGTATCTTAGATATGTGCAGGACAACAGTGAATGTAACCGGAGATTTGGTTGCTTGCAATGTATTTCAAAATCGAGAGAATCTTTAAGGTTCGATTTTTTGTAAGGTAAGTTTACTTACGATTACGTTGGACTTTCCTGGAACAAGAACCTTAAACTCCAAGTTTCTCATTTCCTTTTCGGAAACCTTAAATGGGATTCTTTTATGATCCGTTGCATTTGATTTTTCTAATGGAGTTAGTTCCATCTTTCCGTTATCTGCAGAGACTTGGAATTGAGCTTGGTCTAAACCATTCCCGTA
Above is a window of Leptospira semungkisensis DNA encoding:
- a CDS encoding dicarboxylate/amino acid:cation symporter — encoded protein: MSASQSNPNILSRLKLLLSEKLWFRVLLGLVGGLLTGLYLSPENQFIAVEYSKPIAAWLGMPGHFFLILLQIIMIPLVFCSIVLGIHAGETLENLRNFGVRTFLYFVFTTALAVSIGIALASIVQPGRFVDPAGVPRSQIPAKVMSSSDPVSIEKIPELIISVLPRNPFLTFANGDMLGVVFLALLVGIALLSIEKEHTTHVLPILHAIFRTSMIFVEWAMKIAPFAVFGLIAQITAKIGIKVLLSLGVYFLTVLGGLVLILVMYSLLLVLLARKSPIWFFQNAGEVQLLAFSTSSSAAVLPFTLRTAIEKMGVSKKIAEFIVPLGATVNMDGTALYQAVATVFLSQVYGIELTATSLAFILIATVVASIGTPSTPGLGIVILASILAGVGIPTEGIGIILGVDRILDMCRTTVNVTGDLVACNVFQNRENL